CGAATAAGCCATGCCGACCAGACCGAGCGCATAGAACAGCGCACATGCCACCAGCACCTTGAAGGCGCCGAAGCGGTCGGCCAGCATGCCGGCGAAGATGCCGGTAAAGCCCCAGGTCAGGTTCTGAATCGCCATGGCGAGCGAGAAATGCTCGCGCGTCCAGCCGTTGTCCGACGTCATGGGCTGCAGCCACAGGCCGAAGCCATGGCGCACGCCCATCGACAGCGTGACGATCAGCGCCCCGCACAGCAGGATCTGGAACAGGGGCAGGGGGCGGTGCTGGGCAGGGCTGGACATGGGAACTGCAAGAAAAAACCGGCACTTGCGGGCCGGGATGTAGATGGGTATGTCGATAGTAGCAGTATTGGCACAGGCGTGCAGATGCCTGAAGCGCGCCATGGACACAAGCGCCCCAAAGTGTTGCAAAGTCGGCGGAGTAGCCGGGAAACGCTGTAAGCAAAACCAGTGTTTTTCGCGTTCGTGGCCTAGAATCCAGCGCCATGGCCAGCAAAACACCCGATACCGCTTACTCCGAAGGTTCCATCCGCGTGCTCAAGGGGCTGGAGCCCGTCAAGCAGCGCCCCGGCATGTACACCCGCACCGACAACCCCCTGCATATCGTGCAGGAGGTGATCGACAACGCCGCCGACGAGGCGCTGGCGGGCTTCGGCAGGAAGATCAAGGTGGTGCTGCACGAGGACCAGTCCATCACCATCGAGGACGATGGCCGCGGCATTCCCTTCGGCATCCATCCGGAAGAGAACGCGCCAGTGCTGGAACTGGTGTTCAGCCGCCTGCATGCGGGCGGCAAGTTCGACAAGGGGCAGGGCGGGGCCTACAGCTTCTCGGGCGGCCTGCACGGCGTGGGGGTGAGCGTGACCAATGCGCTGTCCAGCCGCATGGAAGTGACCAGCTACCGCGAAGGCCAGGTGGCAACCATGGTGTTCTCGCATGGGGATGTGATCGAGCCGCTCAGCGTGCGCAGCGCCGTGGCCGGAGACCGCAAGCAGGGCACGACGGTGCGCGTCTGGCCCGAGCCGAAGTATTTTGAAAGCTCTGCGTTGCCCTGGGCCGAACTGGTGCACCTGCTGCGCAGCAAGGCGGTGCTGATGGCCGGCGTGAGCGTCTGGCTCAGCAACGAGAAGACGCGCGAGCAGCTGCAGTGGCAGTACAAGGGCGGCCTGCGCGACTACCTGATGCAGGAGCTGCCGGCCGACCCGATGTTTCCGTTGTTCGAAGGCGAGCAGTATGCGGACAACAGCGAACAGTTCTCCGATGGCGAAGGCGCGGCCTGGTGCGTGGCCTTTACCGAAGAAGGCACTCCGGTGCGCGAGAGCTATGTCAACCTGATTCCCACGCCGGCCGGCGGCACGCACGACAGCGGTCTGCGCGACGGCCTGTTCCAGGCGGTCAAGAGTTTCATCGATCTGCACGCGCTGCTGCCCAAGGGCGTCAAGCTGATGCCGGAGGACGTGTTTGCCCGTGCCAGCTTCGTGCTCTCGGCCAAGGTGCTCGATCCGCAGTTCCAGGGCCAGATCAAGGAAAAGCTGAACTCGCGCGATGCCGTCAAACTGGTGTCGGGCTTTGTGCGCCCTTCGCTGGAGCTGTGGCTGAATGAGCATGTGGACTACGGCCGCAAGCTGGCCGAGATCGTGATCAAGGCGGCGCAATCGCGCCAGCGCGCCGGCCAGAAGGTGGAAAAGCGCAAGGGCAGCGGCGTGGCCGTGTTGCCGGGCAAGCTGACCGATTGCGAGAGCCGCGACATCCGTGACAACGAGATGTTCCTGGTGGAAGGCGACAGCGCCGGCGGCAGCGCCAAGATGGGGCGCGACAAGGAAACCCAGGCCGTGCTGCCGCTGCGCGGCAAGGTGCTCAACACCTGGGAAGTGGAGCGCGACCGCCTGTTTGCCAATACCGAGATCCACGATATTTCCGTCGCCATCGGTGTCGATCCGCACGGGCCGGACGACAAGCCCGATCTGTCCAATCTGCGTTACGGCAAAGTGTGTATTTTGAGCGACGCCGATGTGGATGGTTCGCATATTCAGGTACTTTTGCTCACACTGTTTTTCCGCCATTTCCCTAAACTGATAGAGGCAGGCCATGTATATGTGGCCCGGCCGCCGCTGTTCCGGGTGGATGCACCCGCGCGCGGCAAGAAACCGGCCGCCAAACATTACGCGCTGGACGAGGCCGAATTGCAGGCCATCCTGGAAAAACTGCGCAAGGATGGCGTGGCGGAAGGCAAATGGACCATCTCCCGCTTCAAGGGGCTGGGAGAGATGACGGCCGAACAGCTCTGGGAAACCACGCTGAATCCGGATACGCGCAGGCTGTTACAGGTGCAGCTGGGAACTATGGACTGGCTGCAGACCCAAATCACCATGTCCAAACTCATGGGCAAGGGCGAGGCCGCGGCGCGCCGCGAGCTGATGGAACTGCATGGCGATGCCATGGAACTTGAACTGGATATCTGAATGAAGCAACTCCGCGGTGGTTTTCTCCTGCTGGCGCTGGCTGTGGGCAGCATGCTGCCCCTGGCCGCGCAGGCGGACGTGTGGGGCTATGTCGACGAGAACGGCATGACGCACTTCGCCGAGAAGAAGCTGGATGCGCGCTACCAGCTCTATTTCAAGACCGAGAGCTTCAAGTTCGATCCGCGCAAGGCGACGGTGATGGCCTCTTCCGGCCGCGGTGCCCGCAGCGCCGGTGCAGTTGGTCTGGTCTACAACCCCCGGGCGGATTCGGCGGCTGGCACCAAGGCACAGCGTCTGGTGGCGCTGATCAACCATTCGGGCGCCTACCGCAATGTGAGCAAGCACATGCAGCGCGAAGCGGCGCGCACGGGTGTGGATTTCGAGCTGATCAAGGCGGTGGCTGCGGCGGAGTCCGGTTTCAACAGCAGCGCGGTATCGAGCGCGGGCGCGGTGGGCCTGATGCAGATCATGCCGGCCACGGCGCGTGACATGGGCGTGCAGTCCGACGAGCGCTATACGGTGGAGCAGAAGCTGACCGATCCGTCCCTGAACGTCAAGCTGGGCACACGCTACCTGAAGTTCCTGATGAACAAATTCCCGGGCCGCCTGGATCTGGCGGTGGCTGCCTATAACGCCGGCCACGGAGCGGTGCAGCGTGCCGGCTACGCCGTGCCGCGCTATACCGAAACGCAGAATTACGTGCGCACGGTGCTGGCCATCTACCAGACGCTGAAGCCGGGTGCGGCCGGTGCCACGGCCTATGCGGGTGTCACGCCGATTCCGCTGGCGCGCAATCCGAAGAGCAATGGCCGCGTCAGCATGACGCTGGCGGGCTCCAGGGCCAAGACGCCGCCGGCGGTGCCGAACCCGGTGGTGCTGACTTCGCACCAGACGCCGCAGACCGTGGCGCTTGCCAAGGATGTGGCCGACAAGGCCGAGGCGCCGAGCGCCATGGATACGGTGGCCAGCAAGGTGACCGTGGCCGAGGCGGCACCGGTACCGGCGAACATCGTGGGCGACGATGTGGTGATCAAGGATCCCACCGACCTCACGCCGCCAATTCACTGAAAGCACCGAGCCGGACGCCCGTTGCCAGAAGCGACGGGCTTTTTTTCGGGCTGATCCTTGCTCGCGCCGCCCTTGTTTGCCGACGCGCAGCTGCTGGCAAAATGGATGCCATACACCAGCGCGGAACACAGGGGCCACAGCTTCCGTTTTCGCGCCCAGACTATTGCTGACCCTGCATGACCATCCCCGACGATCTTCCGCTGCCCGAATCCGCGCCTGCGCTGCCGCAGGACGACAACCCCAACCTCGCCGAATATGCCCAGCGCGCCTATCTCGAATACGCGCTGAGCGTGGTCAAGGGCCGTGCGCTGCCCGATGTGTGCGATGGCCAGAAGCCGGTGCAGCGCCGCATCCTGTATGCCATGGACCGCATGGGACTGTCCTTTGGCGGCAGCAATGGCGCCGCCGGGGCCAAGCCGGTCAAGAGCGCGCGCGTGGTGGGCGATGTGCTGGGTCGCTTCCATCCGCACAGCGATCAGGCCGCCTACGACGCGCTGGTGCGCATGGCGCAGGATTTTTCGCAGCGCTATCCGCTGATCGACGGCCAGGGCAACTTCGGTTCGCGCGACGGCGATGGGGCTGCCGCCATGCGCTACACCGAGGCGCGTCTGTCGAAGATTGCCACGCTGCTGCTGGACGAGATCGACCAGGGCACGGTGGACTTTGTACCCAACTATGACGGATCCACGCAGGAGCCGGCGCAGTTGCCGGCGCGCCTGCCGTTTGCGCTGCTCAATGGCGCCAGCGGCATTGCCGTGGGCATGGCGACCGAAATTCCCAGCCACAACCTGCGCGAAGTGGCCGATGCCTGCGTGGCGCTGGTCAAGAACCCGAAGCTGCCGGAAGATGAGCTGCTCGCATTGCTGCCGGGACCGGATTTTCCGGGCGGCGGGCAGATCATCAGCAGCCCGTCGGATATTGCCGATGCCTACCGCAGCGGCCGGGGCAGTCTCAAGGTGCGCGCGCGCTGGACGATCGAGGATCTGGCACGCGGGCAGTGGCAGCTGGTGGTCAATGAATTGCCGCCCAACGTCAGCGCGCAGAAGGTGCTGGAAGAGATCGAGGAGCTGACCAATCCCAAAGTCAAGTCCGGCAAGAAGGCGTTGAGCCAGGACCAGTTGCAGCTCAAGGCCAGCGTGCTGGCAGTGCTCGATGGCGTGCGCGACGAATCGAGCAAGGAAGCGGCGGTGCGCCTGGTGTTCGAGCCCAAGAGCCGCACCGTGAGCCAGCAGGACCTGATCACCACGCTGCTGGCGCAGACCAGTCTGGAAACCACGGCACCGGTCAACCTGACTTCGGTCGGCATCGACGGCAAGCCGGTGCAGAAATCGCTGCGCGAGATGCTGGAAGAGTGGATCAGCTTCCGCCAGAACACCATCACGCGCCGCAGCCAGCATCGCCTGGGCAAGGTGCTGGACCGCATCCACATTCTCGAAGGCCGGCAGATCGTGCTGCTGAACATCGACGAGGTGATCCGCATCATCCGCGAGAGCGACGAGCCCAAGCCGGCGCTGATGGAGGCGTTCAAGCTGACCGATCGTCAGGCCGAGGACATCCTGGAAATCCGCTTGCGCCAGTTGGCGCGGCTGGAAGCGATCAGGATCGAGCAGGAACTCAAGGAGCTGCGGGCCGAGCAGGCCAGACTGGGAGACATTCTGGGCAGCCCGGCCAGCCTGCGCCGTCTGATGGTGAAGGAAATCGAGGCAGATGCGAAGAATTTCGGCGACGAACGTCGCACGCTGATCCAGCACGAGAAGCGCGTGGTGGCCGAGGTGCGCGTGGTGGACGAGCCGGTGACGGTGGTGATCAGCGAGAAGGGCTGGGTGCGCGCGCGCACCGGGCACGGCCATGAGCCGGGCAGCTTTGCCTTCAAGGCCGGCGACGGGCTTTATAGCACCTTCGAATGCCGCACGGTGGACCAGCTGATTGCCTTCGGCAGCAACGGGCGCGTGTACAGCGTGCCGGTGGCCAGCCTGCCGGGCGCGCGGGGCGATGGCCAGCCGGTGCAGACGCTGATCGAGTTGGAAAAGGGCACGCAACTGCTGCATTACTTTGCCGGGCCGCTGCAGGCGCAATTGCTGCTGAGCAGCAGCGGGGGCTATGGCTTTCTGGCGCAGGTGGAGCACATGCTGTCGCGCCAGCGCGGCGGCAAGGCCTTTATCGGCTGCAACGAGGGCGAGACTGTGTGTGCGCCCTCGCATGTGGCGGGCAGCAGCGGCAGCGTGGCGCTGCCGGAAGCGACGCACGTGGCCTGCGCCAGTGCGGGCGGCCGTCTGCTGACCTTTGCCCTGAGCGAGTTGCGCCAGATGCCCAAGGGCGGCCGCGGCCTGATGCTGATGGGGCTGGACGACAAGGACACGCTGGTGGGCGCTGCCGCCTACACGCGCAGCATCCGTGTGGAAGGCACTGGGCGTGGCGGCAAGGAGCGCGAGGAAGTGCTGGAAATCCGCTCGCTCAACAACGCCGCTGCCGCGCGCGGGCGCAAGGGCAAGGCGGCGAACTGGGGCTTCAAGCCGCAGCGCATTGCGCGGGTGGAGTGAGCGGCCATGAGCAGACCGGTCATCCTCACTCTCTCCGACATGCTGTTTACCCAGGGCTTTGGCACGCGCCGGGTCTGTGCCGGGCTGGTGCAGCAGGGGCTGGTGCAGCTGGAGGGCGCCACCATCACCGATGCCTTGCACGATGTGGAAGTGCGCGAAGGACTGCCTTTTGCCGTGCAGGGCCAGGCCTGGGAATACCATGCTCCGGCTTATGTGCTGCTGCACAAGCCGGCCGGCACCGAGTGCTCGCAGAAGCCCTCGGCCTGGCCCAGCATCTACACGCTGCTGCCGACACCGCTGCGCCAGCGCCCGCAGAAGGGCGCCGTGCAAGGTGTGCAGGCCATCGGCCGGCTGGATCAGGACACTACCGGCCTGCTGATCCTGACCGACGACGGCAAGCTGATCCACCGCATGGCATCGCCCAGGCACCACGTGCCGAAGGTCTACCAGGTGACGTGCAAACACCCCGTCGAGGCACGCCAGGTGCAGCGCCTGCTGGACGGCGTGGTGCTGGATGACGACCCGAGGCCGGTGAAGGCAGCGGCCTGCGAGCAGACTGGCGAGCACACGCTGGACCTGACCCTGACCGAAGGCAAGTACCACCAGGTCAAGCGCATGCTGGCGGCTGTCGGCAATCGCGTGGAAGGGCTGCACCGCAGCCGCATCGGCGCGCTGGAGCTGCCGCCCGATCTGGCGCCCGGGCAGTGGCGCTGGCTGGCTCCCGAACAGCTGGCTGCGCTGACGACCCGATAAACCCGACTGCGCCGATGCCGCCCGTCGAAAACGCTGCCGGCTGCCGCGCACTGTCACACTGACTTGCTACACTGCATGCCATGAAAATCATGCTGGATGCCTTCTGGCGCGCGGTGGCCTACTGCCTGCATCCGCGCGTTATCCTGCTCTCCCTGCTGCCGCTGCTGCTGATGGTGCTGGCGGGCCTGGCCTTTGCCCAGTGGGGCTGGTGGCCGGTGGTGGATGCGGTGCGTCTTTGGCTGGATGGCACGGCGGTACAGACCGTGATCGACCAGGGCTTCGACTGGCTGGGCGTGCCGCAATTCAAGTCGGTGGTGCCGGCGCTGGTGGTGGTGGTGCTGGTGACGCCGCTGATCGTGATCCTCTCGCTGCTGGCGGTGGCCACATTGATGACGCCGGCGCTGGTGAAGATGGTGGGGGCACGCCGCTTTCCCGATCTCGAGCGTCGCCACGGAGCCGGCTTTTTCGGCAGCCTGGGCTGGTCGCTCGGCCACACGCTGCTGGCGCTGATGCTGCTGATGGTGAGCATTCCACTCTGGTTTCTTCCTCCCCTGATGCTGGTGGTGCCGCCGCTGATCTGGGGCTGGCTGACCTATCGCGTGATGAGTTTCGACGCCTGGGCCGAGCACGCCAGCAGGCAGGAGCGCCGTGCCCTGATGCAGCGCCATCGACTGGAACTGCTGACCATGGGCATCGTCACCGGCCTGCTGGGCGCTGCGCCGAGCGTGGTGTGGGCTTCGGCGGCGGTGTTCATTGCCGCTTTCGTGGTGCTGATTCCGGCGGCAATCTGGATTTATGCGCTGGTGTTTGCCTTCTCTTCGCTCTGGTTCAGCCACTTCTGCCTGCAGGCCCTGCAGCAGTTGCGGCAGGAGCAGGAATCCGGCTACCGCGGCTCGACTGGCGTGCAGACCACGCTGGATGTACAGGCACGCGAAGTCGGGCGTGCGTCCGCCACCGGCGCCGGAGAGTCCGCGGCCCTGCCGCCTGCTGCCGTGCCAGGCCCTACTGACACTGCCAACAGGGAGGTTTCGTGAATTCCCCGACCCCGCTTGATCCGTCCGGCATCGTGCTGCCGTCCCCGCCCCCGCATGTCACGCTGCCACGCTTCGGTCTGCTGCTGGTGGGTGATGAACTGCTGTCCGGCCGCCGCTCCGACCAGCATCTGCCCAAGACCATCGAGTTGCTGGCCGCGCGCGGGCTGACGCTGTCCTATGTGCACATGGTGGGGGATGCGCGGGCCGATATCGCTGCGCAGTTGCGCCAGGTGCTGGCGAGTGGTGACGTGGTGTTCTCCTGTGGCGGCATTGGCGCCACACCCGATGACCAGACGCGCCAGGCCGCAGCCGAAGCGCTGGGGGTGCCACTGGTCCTGCAGCCGCAGGCGAAAGTGCTGATCGACCAGCGTTTTGCCGAGCTGGCGGAGCAAAAGGGCATCTCTTTCGAGCCCGAAAGCGCAGACCACCAGCAGCGCCTGCAGATGGGGGTATTTCCGCAGGGGGCGCAGATCGTGCCCAATCCCTACAACCGGATTCCGGGCTTTTCGGTCGGGCATGTGCATTTCTTCCCCGGCTTTCCTGCCATGGCCTGGCCCATGATGGAGTGGGTGCTCGATACCTATTACGCGTTCTGGTTCGACCAGCGTGCCTGGGCCGAAAATGCGGTGGTGGTCAAGAACGCCTCGGAAGCCATGCTGACGCCGATGATGGAAGCGCTGGAGGCGCGTTATCCCGGCATCAGGGTGTTCAGCCTGCCCACGCTGCAGCACCCCGTGCATGGTCCCCATATCGATCTGGGGGTGAAAGGCGATCCGGCACAGGTGACGCAGGCCTTTGCCGAAATGATGGCGGGCTTGCGCAGCCTGGGTTGCGAACTCGGGCCGGTGCAGCATCCCGCAGCGCTGTAGGCACGGCTGGCGCCGGCATGGGGCAGCGTCCGACAAACTGTGCACCGATTGGGTGCATCTCCTTGGTTGCGCAAATGCACCAATTTGGTGCGATGTCCTCCATTCGACCGAAGCACGCGGCGGTTGCCCGCAATGCCGCCCGCGGCGCTCCGGGAAATTTTCTCGCGCCAGCGGCATTTCGCCCGGCCAAAGCATGCTCCGAAGGTGCACAATCACAGGCGAAACCTTTCTGTCACAGGAGCCGGGCTCGGTGGACAGGCACTGTTTCTGTTGGTCTTGAAAGTTGGCACGCTTCCTGCTTGTATTGCTGTCAGACCCGGGAAGGTCGCCTGTATGCCAGACCGGATGACAACCTATACGTAACCTCTTGAGGAGAAACAGCATGGCAAAGAACGTCGCTGATGTGATGAAAATGGTCGAAGAAAACGAAGTCAAGTTCGTCGACTTCCGTTTCACCGATACGCGTGGCAAGGAACAGCACGTGACCGTGCCGATCTCCCACTTTGACGAAGAAAAATTCAACGAGGGCCATGCCTTCGACGGTTCTTCCGTGGCCGGCTGGAAAGGCATCGAGGCGTCGGACATGCTGCTGATGCCCGATCCCAACACCGCCAACATCGACCCCTTCTTCGAAGAAACCACGCTGATTCTGAGCTGCGACGTGCTGGAACCGGGTGACGGCAAGGCCTATGACCGCGATCCGCGTTCCATCGCCAAGCGCGCCGAAGCCTACCTGAAGGCCTCCGGCCTGGGCGACACCGCCTACTTCGGTCCCGAACCCGAGTTCTTCATTTTCGACAACGTGCGCTGGAGCACCGAGCCGGGCAACACGTTCTACACCATCGACGAATACGAAGCGCCCTGGAACAGCGGCCGCCAGTTCGATGGTGGCAACAAGGGCCACCGTCCCACCACCAAGGGGGGCTACTTCCCCGTGCCCCCGGTCGACAGCACGCAGGACATGCGCGCCGAAATGGTGCTGATCCTCGAATCGCTGGGCATCCCGGTCGAGGTGTTCCACCACGAAGTGGCCGGTGCTGGCCAGAACGAGATCGGCACCAAGTTCAGCACGCTGGTGGAGCGCGCCGACTGGACGCAGCTGCAGAAGTACGTGATCTGGAACGTGGCCAACGCCTATGGCAAGACCGCCACCTTCATGCCCAAGCCCTACCACGGTGACAACGGCTCCGGCATGCACGTGCACCAGTCCGTGTGGAAGGACGGCAAGAACCTGTTCGCCGGCAACGGCTATGCCGGCCTCTCCGATTTCGCCCTGTACTACATCGGCGGCATCATCAAGCACGCCCGTGCCCTGAACGCCATCACCAACCCCGGCACCAACAGCTACAAGCGCCTGGTGCCGCACTTCGAGGCGCCGGTGAAGCTGGCCTATTCCAGCCGCAACCGTTCCGCTTCCATCCGCATCCCGCACGTGGCCAGCGACAAGGCACGCCGCGTCGAGGCCCGCTTCCCGGATCCGCTGATGAACCCCTACCTGGGCTTTGCGGCCCTGCTGATGGCCGGTCTGGACGGCGTGGAGAACAAGATCCATCCGGGCGAAGCCGCCACCAAGGACCTGTACCACCTGCCGCCGGAAGAGGACAAGCTGATCCCGACCGTGTGCCACAGCCTGGACCAGGCGCTGGAAGAGCTGGACAAGGACCGTGCCTTCCTGACCAAGGGCGGCGTGTTCTCCGACAGCATGCTCGATGCCTACATCGACCTGAAGATGACCGAAGTGAACCGTGTGCGCATCCAGGTGAACCCGGTGGAATTCGACATGTACTATTCGCTGTGATGCAGTGATGACCCCAGGAAAAGGCGGCTTCGGCCGCTTTTTTCATGGCGGGGGCGTTACCATGTCTTCACGAAATTTTCATCGAGTTGCGATATAGTATTTTGGTTTTAGTGAATGTTGCTGCTCCGCCTTGCATGGGCGGGCAGGGATGATGATGTTCTGTGCCATGGTCCGCCTGCGTTTTTTCCACCTGTTGTCGTCTGCTGCTTCTGCTGCCGTGTTTCTCCTGGCGGGCATGGTGGCTGCGTCTGCACAGGCTTCGGGCAGCGTCTATCGCTGCGGCAATGAATACACCAACCAGCCCAGCAGCATCCAGCGTGGCGGCTGTGTGCTGGTAACGGGCGGTGCGGTGACGGTGGTGCGCAATGCCGGCCGCGGAGGCGGGCAGCCGGTGGCAGTCGCCAGGGCCGCAGCGCCGCGTCGGCCGGCTGCCAATGTACAGGCAGTGAGCCTGCCGGCCTCGCGTCATGTGGTGGCCAGTTCGGTGCAGCGCGCCCGTGATGGCGGTGCGCGCAGCATCCTGCAGGCCGAGCTGAACAAGGCCATGCAGCGCCTGGGCGAGTTGCGCCGCGAATACAACAATGGCGAGCCGGAGCGTCTGGGCAGCGAGGCGAAAAACTACCAGAAATACCTCGACCGCGTGTCCGGCCTGCGTGCCGGCATCCAGCGGGCGGAGAGCGATATTGCCGGCCTGCAGCGCGAACTGGGCCGAGCGGGCAGTTGATCCGAGATCGTCGTGCGCTAGCATGGCAGCATCATGAGCCCCTCCGAATCGCCCACTGCTGCAGCGCCTACGCACCCTGACTCCGCGTTTGCGGCCTTCGACCGGCTGGCCACGCTGATTGCCGTAGTCGGTCAGGATGCGCGCATCCGCTTTGCAAACACGGCACTGGAAAACGCCTGGGGCCTGTCGCGCCAGCTGCTGCACGGCCTGGCGCTGGATCGCAGCATGGCTGATCCGGCCGCGTTTGCGCGGGCGGTGCGCGATGCGGGCAGCGGCGCCTTTTCTGCATTGCGC
The DNA window shown above is from Brachymonas denitrificans and carries:
- a CDS encoding DNA topoisomerase IV subunit B produces the protein MASKTPDTAYSEGSIRVLKGLEPVKQRPGMYTRTDNPLHIVQEVIDNAADEALAGFGRKIKVVLHEDQSITIEDDGRGIPFGIHPEENAPVLELVFSRLHAGGKFDKGQGGAYSFSGGLHGVGVSVTNALSSRMEVTSYREGQVATMVFSHGDVIEPLSVRSAVAGDRKQGTTVRVWPEPKYFESSALPWAELVHLLRSKAVLMAGVSVWLSNEKTREQLQWQYKGGLRDYLMQELPADPMFPLFEGEQYADNSEQFSDGEGAAWCVAFTEEGTPVRESYVNLIPTPAGGTHDSGLRDGLFQAVKSFIDLHALLPKGVKLMPEDVFARASFVLSAKVLDPQFQGQIKEKLNSRDAVKLVSGFVRPSLELWLNEHVDYGRKLAEIVIKAAQSRQRAGQKVEKRKGSGVAVLPGKLTDCESRDIRDNEMFLVEGDSAGGSAKMGRDKETQAVLPLRGKVLNTWEVERDRLFANTEIHDISVAIGVDPHGPDDKPDLSNLRYGKVCILSDADVDGSHIQVLLLTLFFRHFPKLIEAGHVYVARPPLFRVDAPARGKKPAAKHYALDEAELQAILEKLRKDGVAEGKWTISRFKGLGEMTAEQLWETTLNPDTRRLLQVQLGTMDWLQTQITMSKLMGKGEAAARRELMELHGDAMELELDI
- a CDS encoding lytic transglycosylase domain-containing protein, translating into MKQLRGGFLLLALAVGSMLPLAAQADVWGYVDENGMTHFAEKKLDARYQLYFKTESFKFDPRKATVMASSGRGARSAGAVGLVYNPRADSAAGTKAQRLVALINHSGAYRNVSKHMQREAARTGVDFELIKAVAAAESGFNSSAVSSAGAVGLMQIMPATARDMGVQSDERYTVEQKLTDPSLNVKLGTRYLKFLMNKFPGRLDLAVAAYNAGHGAVQRAGYAVPRYTETQNYVRTVLAIYQTLKPGAAGATAYAGVTPIPLARNPKSNGRVSMTLAGSRAKTPPAVPNPVVLTSHQTPQTVALAKDVADKAEAPSAMDTVASKVTVAEAAPVPANIVGDDVVIKDPTDLTPPIH
- the parC gene encoding DNA topoisomerase IV subunit A — protein: MTIPDDLPLPESAPALPQDDNPNLAEYAQRAYLEYALSVVKGRALPDVCDGQKPVQRRILYAMDRMGLSFGGSNGAAGAKPVKSARVVGDVLGRFHPHSDQAAYDALVRMAQDFSQRYPLIDGQGNFGSRDGDGAAAMRYTEARLSKIATLLLDEIDQGTVDFVPNYDGSTQEPAQLPARLPFALLNGASGIAVGMATEIPSHNLREVADACVALVKNPKLPEDELLALLPGPDFPGGGQIISSPSDIADAYRSGRGSLKVRARWTIEDLARGQWQLVVNELPPNVSAQKVLEEIEELTNPKVKSGKKALSQDQLQLKASVLAVLDGVRDESSKEAAVRLVFEPKSRTVSQQDLITTLLAQTSLETTAPVNLTSVGIDGKPVQKSLREMLEEWISFRQNTITRRSQHRLGKVLDRIHILEGRQIVLLNIDEVIRIIRESDEPKPALMEAFKLTDRQAEDILEIRLRQLARLEAIRIEQELKELRAEQARLGDILGSPASLRRLMVKEIEADAKNFGDERRTLIQHEKRVVAEVRVVDEPVTVVISEKGWVRARTGHGHEPGSFAFKAGDGLYSTFECRTVDQLIAFGSNGRVYSVPVASLPGARGDGQPVQTLIELEKGTQLLHYFAGPLQAQLLLSSSGGYGFLAQVEHMLSRQRGGKAFIGCNEGETVCAPSHVAGSSGSVALPEATHVACASAGGRLLTFALSELRQMPKGGRGLMLMGLDDKDTLVGAAAYTRSIRVEGTGRGGKEREEVLEIRSLNNAAAARGRKGKAANWGFKPQRIARVE
- a CDS encoding 16S rRNA pseudouridine(516) synthase; the encoded protein is MSRPVILTLSDMLFTQGFGTRRVCAGLVQQGLVQLEGATITDALHDVEVREGLPFAVQGQAWEYHAPAYVLLHKPAGTECSQKPSAWPSIYTLLPTPLRQRPQKGAVQGVQAIGRLDQDTTGLLILTDDGKLIHRMASPRHHVPKVYQVTCKHPVEARQVQRLLDGVVLDDDPRPVKAAACEQTGEHTLDLTLTEGKYHQVKRMLAAVGNRVEGLHRSRIGALELPPDLAPGQWRWLAPEQLAALTTR
- a CDS encoding EI24 domain-containing protein, whose amino-acid sequence is MKIMLDAFWRAVAYCLHPRVILLSLLPLLLMVLAGLAFAQWGWWPVVDAVRLWLDGTAVQTVIDQGFDWLGVPQFKSVVPALVVVVLVTPLIVILSLLAVATLMTPALVKMVGARRFPDLERRHGAGFFGSLGWSLGHTLLALMLLMVSIPLWFLPPLMLVVPPLIWGWLTYRVMSFDAWAEHASRQERRALMQRHRLELLTMGIVTGLLGAAPSVVWASAAVFIAAFVVLIPAAIWIYALVFAFSSLWFSHFCLQALQQLRQEQESGYRGSTGVQTTLDVQAREVGRASATGAGESAALPPAAVPGPTDTANREVS
- a CDS encoding competence/damage-inducible protein A; translated protein: MPSPPPHVTLPRFGLLLVGDELLSGRRSDQHLPKTIELLAARGLTLSYVHMVGDARADIAAQLRQVLASGDVVFSCGGIGATPDDQTRQAAAEALGVPLVLQPQAKVLIDQRFAELAEQKGISFEPESADHQQRLQMGVFPQGAQIVPNPYNRIPGFSVGHVHFFPGFPAMAWPMMEWVLDTYYAFWFDQRAWAENAVVVKNASEAMLTPMMEALEARYPGIRVFSLPTLQHPVHGPHIDLGVKGDPAQVTQAFAEMMAGLRSLGCELGPVQHPAAL
- the glnA gene encoding type I glutamate--ammonia ligase gives rise to the protein MAKNVADVMKMVEENEVKFVDFRFTDTRGKEQHVTVPISHFDEEKFNEGHAFDGSSVAGWKGIEASDMLLMPDPNTANIDPFFEETTLILSCDVLEPGDGKAYDRDPRSIAKRAEAYLKASGLGDTAYFGPEPEFFIFDNVRWSTEPGNTFYTIDEYEAPWNSGRQFDGGNKGHRPTTKGGYFPVPPVDSTQDMRAEMVLILESLGIPVEVFHHEVAGAGQNEIGTKFSTLVERADWTQLQKYVIWNVANAYGKTATFMPKPYHGDNGSGMHVHQSVWKDGKNLFAGNGYAGLSDFALYYIGGIIKHARALNAITNPGTNSYKRLVPHFEAPVKLAYSSRNRSASIRIPHVASDKARRVEARFPDPLMNPYLGFAALLMAGLDGVENKIHPGEAATKDLYHLPPEEDKLIPTVCHSLDQALEELDKDRAFLTKGGVFSDSMLDAYIDLKMTEVNRVRIQVNPVEFDMYYSL